In the genome of Bremerella sp. P1, the window CCGAATAATCGACCGGTCGCGTTTCGTTTTCCCTGCATGGACTCAAAGAACACCCCTAGTCCACGGATGATCGCCGAAGTTCTGGCCAACGTCACCGCCGACGGCAACTTTCTCCAGATCGACTCGTCGGTCGTGATCGCACATACAGCGGATGATCCGGAGCTTCCACGAGACCTAGTTACCGATGCCGACGGCCAGGGACGTTTTACCAAGTACATTCCCTTTCCCTCGTTTGTAAACAAGGTTGAAAACTACCCCTATCCCTACGTGATCGGCCGCAAGATTTGGGAATTTCCGTGCACCATTCCTGACGATTGGCAAGGGTTCCATCTGCAGCAACCTGGCAATCCCAAGACCGTGGAAGATTGGAAAGCATCGATGGACGCCGCCGTCTTAAAGCAAGGAACGGCTTCGTTCGTCTTTCATCCGCATGGCTGGATTCGTGCGGAGCAAATGGTGGAAATCGTAAACCATGCCGTTGACCGGCATGGTGATCGGGTCGCATTCCTGCAGTTCTCGCAGTGCCTGGATCGAGTGAATGAGCACCTATTGGCTGGGCAGCCATTGCGAGATGCAAAGGGAGAAGACAACGGCGTTCGACTGCTCGATTTGAATGACGATGGCTACATGGACGTCGTGATTGGCAATGACCAGTTGCAAATGACTCGAATTTGGCGGCCAGTCGAACGAAGTTGGTTGGAAGTTGAGTTTCCCGCAAAGCTGGTAACGACCGCTGAAGATGGCTCGCCACGAAAGGAACGGGTCCGGTTTGGTATTCAGAACGGCGAGGTCATCGCCTTAGCGTCCGATGAGTCAATTCGTTCGGCCTGGCGTTTCCGCAAAAATGCCTGGACAGAAGATCCGGAATTGTTGCATGGCTTGGAGCTTGATGGAAAGCCAGTACAAATTGCCGCGGGGGGAATTGATCAAGGCGTACGACTTCGCGATCTCAACAATGACGGGAACTGCGAATTGATCGTCGGAGCGGCCAATAAGCAGGCAATTTTCCAGTGGAATCGTCAAGAGCGAGTCTGGAAGCATCTTCCGTTCGTGTTGCCTGAGGATACGGAGATTACTTTTAGCGCCGGACTAGACGCCGGGCTGCGATTCGTGGATGTGGATGAAGATGGCTTCGACGATGTCGTCTTCTCTGACGAGATTCGTTATTCGCTGAGTCTGTTCCAGTCCATGGAAAAGGGATGGTCACGCCAGGTCTCATCGGGCTTGCGCAATGATGCTGGGGCGATCCCCATGATCTCGCGTCTGGGGAAGAACAACGGAGCCTGGTTTGCCGACAATTCCATTTGGGTTCAGAACGAGGACACTTCGCGTCTACCTGACGGAGTCGAACGGATGTCGTTCGTGGACATGCTTCGCCCTATCGAGACCCAGCCGAAGTCACCCACTGCTTCGCACAACACAATTCGCGTGCAGCCTGGATTTCGGATTGACCAGGTCGCCACCGAACCGCTGGTAATGGATCCGGTTTCGTTCGATTGGGGACCGGACGGAAAGTTCTGGGTTGTGGAAATGGCCGACTACCCTCTGGGCATTGATGGTAAGCCGGGAGGTCGCGTCCGATACCTGCAAGACACTAATGGCGACGGAACCTATGACGAGTCGGTACTATTTTTGGAAGGTTTGAATTTCCCGACCGGTGTGATTGCTTGGGGCAAGGGCATTATCGTGTCGGCGGCGCCTGAAATCTTCTATGCGGAAGATACAGACGGAGATGGCACCGCGGACAAACGCGAGACGCTGTATGTCGGCTTTCATGAAGGCAATCAACAGCACCGCGTCAACGGCTTTTGGCGTGGCCTCGATAACTGGATCTACGTCGCCAATGGCGATAGCGGGGGAACCGTCCGTGCAGTGAAAACGGGAAAGACACTCAACATCAGCGGCCGCGATCTTCGGATTCGCCCCGATACCGGGGAGATGGAGGCGGTGACCGGGCAAAGCCAATATGGCCGCGCACGGGACGATTGGGGAAACTGGTTTGGGTGCAACAACTCACACGCAGTCTACCACTTTGTCACCGATGACCATTACTATCTGCGGAATCCAAGCGTTGCCGTACTGAGACCGATTCAGCGTATCGCCTCGGTCGACAATACGCCGATCTATCCCCGAAGCCGCGTTCTGAGTCATTGGTCTGGATATCTTCCGCCCGCTCCCGGAGAGCCAAGTCGCTTTACCTCCGCCAATGGAATCTGCATCTATCGTGACGAACGGTTTGGCCCAAGCTTCGACGCCACCGCGCTGGTTAGCGAACCGGTTCATAACCTGATTCACCGACATCAACTGATTCCGCAGGGAGTCACCTTCGCCGGTCGCCGTGCACCGGGCGAGGAGCGCAGCGAATTCGTCGCCTCTTCGGACTCGTGGTTTCGTCCGGCGGCAATTCGCACAGGTCCCAATGGCGCAATCTGGTTTGCAGATATGTATCGTTTGGTCCTGGAACATCCCAAGTGGATCGATGATGAGGAAGAAAAGCGACTCGATTTGCGAGCAGGCCATGACAAGGGTCGCATCTATCGCATCTTGCCAATCACGGAGTCAGCGTCAGCACTTCCTCGCTTCGATAAGTTGTCCAATATGGAATTGACCGAGCAGTTGGCAAGCCCCAATGGATGGCGTCGTGACATGGCGCAGCACCTATTGATTGAACGCAACGCCAGAGATGTCATTCCGGCACTGGCCAATTTGGCACAAACGTCCGAGAGTCCATTCGGACGCCTGCATGCCCTGTGCACGTTGGATGGTTTGAACGCGCTCTCAAGCGATGTTGTCGCCTCGGTACTTGCCGATCCTCATGCAGGCGTACGACGTCATGCAATTCGACTGGCTGAATCGAAGCTTGACACCGATGCCTCACTCTATGAGCCGTTGGCGGCGCTACTCGACGACCCAGACCCGTTGGTAGCTCTTCAACTCGCCTATTCACTTGGCCAATGGCACAGTTCAGCTTCAGGACAGTTGCTGGGCCAATTGACGATAGCATATCACAATGAGCCGCAGATCGTCTCGGCCGCGCTAACTTCGATGAACTCGGATAACTTCCTCTCCGCCTACTCCATAATTCTTTCTTCCAGCGAGTCCACTGAGCTGTCGCCGGAAACACTGGTCGAAGTGTTACGCGTCGGCGCGGCATTCAAGCGGCCGGAAATCGTGGAAACGATGGCAGCATCTCTGATGCAGGAGGACGCTTCGGCGGTGCCTGTGTGGAAAAGAACAGCACTCGCACAGTTGCTCGGGGCTTTGCGAAAGAACGGAGTCGCCTGGGAAGACTCGCTCAGTGCCGATACTCTCGCCAAGGTGTCGGCTCTCTTGGATGCAGCGCACGATCGACTGAAGGGCTTGGAATCGAACGACGAAGATCTTAGAAGCGATATCAACCTGGTCCTGCAGGCAGCAGGGAATTCCAAAGACGAGATCCTGTTGGTCACATCGCTGCTTGAACCGCGGAATCGATCAAGCCTACAGATTGCAGCAATCCAGGAGTTAGCAAAGGTCAATTCGGAACTTGTTGCTCAAGAATTGATTGCAGGCTGGTCAGGTTATACACCAGCGGTTCGAGCTGAATT includes:
- a CDS encoding PVC-type heme-binding CxxCH protein gives rise to the protein MLRFHLFAAFFLFLACGQSIAGDANRLTYLDEFCDPYYVGRDFPKLTTPQWIGEEGVEGVVVLAIDDLRDTAKYEAYLRPIFERLKEIEGTASVSIMTNSVDVDDPLLQKWLAEGVALDAHTATHPCPCLQKGDFEAGKSSYEDCVDMLFSIPNNRPVAFRFPCMDSKNTPSPRMIAEVLANVTADGNFLQIDSSVVIAHTADDPELPRDLVTDADGQGRFTKYIPFPSFVNKVENYPYPYVIGRKIWEFPCTIPDDWQGFHLQQPGNPKTVEDWKASMDAAVLKQGTASFVFHPHGWIRAEQMVEIVNHAVDRHGDRVAFLQFSQCLDRVNEHLLAGQPLRDAKGEDNGVRLLDLNDDGYMDVVIGNDQLQMTRIWRPVERSWLEVEFPAKLVTTAEDGSPRKERVRFGIQNGEVIALASDESIRSAWRFRKNAWTEDPELLHGLELDGKPVQIAAGGIDQGVRLRDLNNDGNCELIVGAANKQAIFQWNRQERVWKHLPFVLPEDTEITFSAGLDAGLRFVDVDEDGFDDVVFSDEIRYSLSLFQSMEKGWSRQVSSGLRNDAGAIPMISRLGKNNGAWFADNSIWVQNEDTSRLPDGVERMSFVDMLRPIETQPKSPTASHNTIRVQPGFRIDQVATEPLVMDPVSFDWGPDGKFWVVEMADYPLGIDGKPGGRVRYLQDTNGDGTYDESVLFLEGLNFPTGVIAWGKGIIVSAAPEIFYAEDTDGDGTADKRETLYVGFHEGNQQHRVNGFWRGLDNWIYVANGDSGGTVRAVKTGKTLNISGRDLRIRPDTGEMEAVTGQSQYGRARDDWGNWFGCNNSHAVYHFVTDDHYYLRNPSVAVLRPIQRIASVDNTPIYPRSRVLSHWSGYLPPAPGEPSRFTSANGICIYRDERFGPSFDATALVSEPVHNLIHRHQLIPQGVTFAGRRAPGEERSEFVASSDSWFRPAAIRTGPNGAIWFADMYRLVLEHPKWIDDEEEKRLDLRAGHDKGRIYRILPITESASALPRFDKLSNMELTEQLASPNGWRRDMAQHLLIERNARDVIPALANLAQTSESPFGRLHALCTLDGLNALSSDVVASVLADPHAGVRRHAIRLAESKLDTDASLYEPLAALLDDPDPLVALQLAYSLGQWHSSASGQLLGQLTIAYHNEPQIVSAALTSMNSDNFLSAYSIILSSSESTELSPETLVEVLRVGAAFKRPEIVETMAASLMQEDASAVPVWKRTALAQLLGALRKNGVAWEDSLSADTLAKVSALLDAAHDRLKGLESNDEDLRSDINLVLQAAGNSKDEILLVTSLLEPRNRSSLQIAAIQELAKVNSELVAQELIAGWSGYTPAVRAELLEAVLARTSWCRMLLAEIEKGRIHASDLGSTARKRLTEHPNKDIAALANTHLAHGSTASRNEVVQRYQSAWLKNKGDVHKGRELFAKHCSVCHRLEGNGFLVGPDLAGLTNKSPEALGVAILDPNRAVEDKFLEYAAMTDDGRTFIGMLASESGTSVTLRGQGGKEETVLREEIEQLRSTSRSLMPEGFEKVMDPQALADLIRYVAEAKAE